From a single Erpetoichthys calabaricus chromosome 1, fErpCal1.3, whole genome shotgun sequence genomic region:
- the vhll gene encoding von Hippel-Lindau-like protein, whose product MAAVRAEVLIPRSLHSDIPTYVEFCNQAGEVARAWWLDFNGNPVCYGDISPGKHLRMNTYVTHPWVFRNAVNDAKLLVNLEDVYFPEPPVDEDGETVFRQVVITSPVYSLKDYCSMLIRKLVKEGDFKKLEIAESLKEDLKEAPSLEQELRQLNAAHNAKC is encoded by the exons ATGGCGGCTGTAAGAGCGGAAGTACTCATTCCCAGATCTTTACACTCCGACATTCCAACTTATGTTGAGTTTTGCAACCAAGCTGGAGAAGTAGCTAGAGCCTGGTGGCTGGATTTTAATGGCAATCCAGTATGTTACGGCGACATTAGCCCTGGAAAGCACCTTCGGATGAACACCTACGTGA CTCACCCTTGGGTTTTTCGGAATGCAGTAAATGATGCCAAACTTCTTGTAAATCTGGAGGATGTGTACTTTCCTGAGCCACCAGTAGATGAAGATGGAGAAACTGTTTTCCGACAGGTTGTCATCACCAGTCCAG taTATTCATTAAAAGATTACTGTTCTATGTTGATTCGTAAACTTGTCAAGGAAGGAGATTTCAAAAAGCTTGAGATTGCAGAATCTCTGAAGGAAGACTTGAAAGAGGCACCTAGCCTGGAGCAGGAACTTCGACAATTAAACGCAGCCCATAATGCTAAATGCTGA